One genomic window of Cystobacter ferrugineus includes the following:
- a CDS encoding AAA family ATPase: MPITQLEVAGYRSVRKLVLPVGPLTVIVGPNGSGKTNLYRALHLLSEAAEGRLARALAEEGGVPSVLWAGARERGPSLLTVAVSWDDLEYQLSLGAVPPQVDENGQPLSLFNLDPEVKEEHLWALEGRRRVVLLERKERTAFLRDAHGERVTYPLRLWAGESVLSQLAEPHRFPRLAEVQGSLRGWRFYHHFRTDPEAPQRSPRMGVRTPVLAHDGSDLAAALQTILEVGDAGGMESAVSDAFPGARLEIQAPRGRFGLLLHQPGLKRPLSARELSDGTLRYLCLLAALMSPRPPAFLALNEPETSLHPDLLEPLAALIVNASRDSQVWVTTHAEPLARALARRARVEPLRLTKEAGATRVVDSEMSED; this comes from the coding sequence ATGCCCATCACCCAATTGGAGGTCGCAGGCTACCGCTCGGTGCGCAAGCTCGTGCTCCCCGTGGGGCCGCTCACCGTCATCGTGGGGCCCAATGGCAGCGGCAAGACGAATCTCTACCGCGCGCTCCACCTGCTGTCCGAGGCCGCCGAGGGCCGGTTGGCGCGGGCGCTCGCGGAGGAGGGTGGGGTGCCCAGCGTGTTGTGGGCGGGCGCGCGCGAGCGGGGGCCCTCGTTGCTGACGGTGGCCGTGAGCTGGGATGACCTGGAGTACCAGTTGAGCCTCGGCGCGGTGCCGCCCCAGGTGGACGAGAACGGCCAGCCCCTGAGCCTCTTCAACCTGGATCCCGAGGTGAAGGAGGAGCACCTGTGGGCGCTGGAGGGCCGGCGGCGCGTGGTGCTGCTGGAGCGCAAGGAGCGCACGGCCTTCCTCCGGGACGCGCACGGCGAGCGCGTCACCTACCCGTTGCGGCTGTGGGCGGGCGAGTCGGTGCTGTCACAGCTCGCCGAGCCCCACCGCTTCCCGCGTCTGGCCGAGGTGCAGGGCTCGCTGAGGGGGTGGCGCTTCTACCACCACTTCCGCACGGACCCGGAGGCGCCCCAGCGCTCGCCGCGGATGGGCGTGCGCACGCCCGTGCTCGCCCATGACGGGAGCGACCTCGCCGCCGCGCTTCAGACCATCCTCGAGGTGGGAGACGCCGGGGGCATGGAGAGCGCCGTCTCCGATGCCTTTCCGGGCGCGCGCCTGGAGATCCAGGCCCCCCGGGGACGCTTCGGTCTGCTGCTGCACCAGCCGGGGTTGAAGCGTCCCCTGTCCGCGCGCGAACTGTCGGATGGCACGCTGCGCTACCTGTGCCTGCTGGCGGCGCTGATGAGCCCCCGGCCCCCGGCGTTCCTCGCGCTGAACGAACCGGAGACGAGCCTCCATCCGGATCTGCTCGAGCCCCTGGCGGCGCTCATCGTGAACGCCTCGCGCGACAGCCAGGTGTGGGTGACGACCCATGCGGAGCCACTGGCCCGGGCCCTGGCGCGGCGGGCGCGGGTGGAACCCCTCCGGCTGACGAAGGAAGCGGGGGCCACCCGGGTGGTGGATTCGGAGATGTCCGAGGACTGA
- a CDS encoding R3H domain-containing nucleic acid-binding protein, with the protein MSPRATVPPDDFLLLVGVLPEALQDAVRELPPGEVLEVVMDLGRPPEARLIGGVARLSEAPVSRKELEQVIAQVGSVGEDNRAGIERTLHRVSAIRNRRGKVVGLTLRVGRAIFGTIDMLKDLIASGQNILLLGRPGVGKTTKLREVARVLADDLGKRVMVVDTSNEIGGDGDIPHPGIGGARRMQVSRPDRQHDVMIEAVENHMPEAIIVDEIGTSAEAAAARTIAERGVQLVATAHGNTLENLVLNPTLSDLVGGVHTVTLSDEEARRRHTQKTITERKGPPTFDVVVEMVSRDEVRVHRDTAESVDRLLAGEVPGGEQRQLVAGRVEVKPASPVDSPRPTRGAPSPARPPLPPSRPLAAPSRLASGKARPAAPESLAAESSSREEAERRQPGLRQGTTRLYAHAVSRDLLERVLRDIAVDAKVIGRLESADLILTLRSRANDPKLRKLAGKAGVPVLAIKRNSASEMRRVLRDAFLLAEGENEERVREAVLEAEDAIQRVLRESVEVPLTPRPPRLRKLQHRLVSRYHLEAVSHGSEPQRHLVIYPLGALVDAPREPEFEDEADDEGAEQPVTN; encoded by the coding sequence ATGAGTCCACGTGCCACCGTTCCCCCTGATGACTTCCTTCTCCTCGTGGGCGTGCTTCCCGAGGCCTTGCAGGACGCGGTGCGGGAGCTGCCGCCCGGCGAGGTGCTCGAGGTGGTGATGGATCTGGGCCGCCCGCCCGAGGCGCGGCTCATCGGGGGAGTAGCCAGGCTCTCCGAGGCCCCCGTCAGCCGTAAGGAGCTGGAGCAGGTGATCGCCCAGGTGGGCAGCGTGGGCGAGGACAACCGAGCGGGCATCGAGCGCACGCTCCACCGCGTCTCCGCCATCCGCAACCGGCGGGGCAAGGTGGTGGGTCTCACGCTGCGCGTGGGCCGCGCCATCTTCGGCACCATCGACATGCTCAAGGATCTCATCGCCTCGGGCCAGAACATCCTGCTGCTCGGCCGGCCCGGGGTGGGCAAGACGACGAAGCTGCGCGAGGTGGCGCGCGTGCTCGCCGATGACCTGGGCAAGCGCGTCATGGTGGTGGACACCTCCAACGAGATTGGCGGCGATGGTGACATTCCCCACCCGGGCATCGGCGGCGCGCGCCGCATGCAGGTGTCGCGGCCGGATCGCCAGCACGACGTGATGATCGAGGCGGTGGAGAACCACATGCCCGAGGCCATCATCGTCGATGAGATTGGCACCTCGGCCGAGGCCGCCGCGGCGCGCACCATCGCCGAGCGCGGCGTGCAACTGGTGGCGACGGCCCACGGCAACACCCTGGAGAACCTGGTGCTCAACCCCACGCTGTCCGACCTCGTCGGCGGCGTGCACACCGTCACGCTCAGTGACGAGGAGGCCCGGCGGCGTCACACGCAGAAGACGATCACCGAGCGCAAGGGGCCGCCCACCTTCGACGTGGTGGTGGAGATGGTGAGCCGCGACGAGGTGCGGGTGCACCGCGATACCGCCGAGTCCGTGGACCGGCTGCTGGCCGGCGAGGTTCCCGGAGGCGAGCAGCGCCAGCTCGTCGCGGGACGGGTGGAGGTGAAGCCGGCCTCCCCGGTGGACAGCCCCCGGCCGACCCGGGGCGCCCCGTCGCCGGCCCGGCCGCCCCTCCCGCCGAGCCGTCCGCTCGCCGCTCCGTCCCGGCTCGCCTCGGGCAAGGCCCGGCCCGCCGCGCCGGAATCCCTGGCAGCCGAGTCCTCCTCGCGAGAGGAGGCGGAGCGCAGACAGCCGGGACTGCGTCAGGGCACCACGCGCCTGTACGCGCACGCGGTGAGCCGCGACCTGCTCGAGCGGGTGCTGCGCGACATCGCGGTGGACGCGAAGGTCATCGGCCGGCTGGAGAGCGCGGACCTCATCCTCACGCTGCGCTCGCGGGCCAATGATCCGAAGCTGCGCAAGCTCGCGGGCAAGGCCGGGGTGCCGGTGCTGGCCATCAAGCGCAACAGCGCGTCGGAGATGCGGCGGGTGCTGCGCGACGCGTTCCTCCTGGCCGAGGGGGAGAACGAGGAGCGGGTGCGCGAGGCGGTGCTGGAGGCCGAGGACGCCATCCAGCGTGTCTTGAGGGAGTCGGTGGAGGTGCCACTGACTCCGAGACCTCCGCGGCTGCGCAAGCTCCAGCACCGGCTCGTGTCGCGCTACCACCTGGAGGCGGTCAGCCACGGCAGTGAGCCCCAGCGCCACCTCGTCATCTACCCGCTCGGCGCCCTGGTGGACGCGCCGCGCGAGCCGGAGTTCGAGGACGAGGCGGACGACGAGGGGGCCGAGCAGCCCGTGACGAACTGA
- a CDS encoding ThuA domain-containing protein: MKNNRVSNPLVLLVVCFVALLPEVGRAEGREVPGLAPSFKVLAFYNGTWDAAHIDFVKEANLWFPRLAEQNGFSYTATNNWNQLNASTLAQYQVVMFLDDLPQTAAQRSAFQQYMQAGGAWMGFHVSAFTTSPADWSWYHQQFLGSGSFQSNTWGPTTAVLKVENRMHASTVNLPATFTSAVSEWYSWSNNLRTNPDIQVLASVDPVSFPLGTDPNQSWYSGDYPILWTNKKYKMLYANFGHNAMNYSNNTPLSSTFASEIQNRFILDGLKWLGGSGGTPPPPPGPISPTAWYSVVGLGAGKCVDARSAASANGTVIQQYTCNGTQAQHFQFQPTSGAWVRINSRLNSAQTLDVTDVSTADGAPIQLWVYSNGNNQQWQPVAEAGGSYRFVNRHSGKCLTATGSADSTQLVQYTCNGSPSQSFSLTQQP, translated from the coding sequence ATGAAGAACAATCGGGTCTCGAACCCGCTCGTGCTGCTCGTCGTGTGCTTTGTCGCGTTGCTCCCGGAGGTGGGGCGGGCCGAGGGGCGCGAGGTCCCCGGCCTCGCTCCGAGCTTCAAGGTGTTGGCCTTCTACAACGGCACCTGGGACGCGGCCCACATCGACTTCGTCAAGGAGGCCAACCTCTGGTTCCCGCGGCTCGCCGAGCAGAACGGCTTCTCCTATACGGCCACCAACAACTGGAATCAGCTCAACGCCAGCACCCTGGCCCAGTACCAGGTCGTCATGTTCCTGGATGACCTGCCGCAGACCGCGGCCCAGCGTTCCGCGTTCCAGCAGTACATGCAGGCAGGAGGCGCCTGGATGGGATTCCACGTCAGTGCATTCACCACCTCCCCGGCGGACTGGAGCTGGTACCACCAGCAGTTCCTCGGCTCGGGCTCGTTCCAGTCGAACACCTGGGGCCCCACCACCGCCGTGCTGAAGGTGGAGAACCGGATGCACGCGTCGACCGTGAACCTCCCGGCGACCTTCACCTCGGCGGTGAGCGAGTGGTACAGCTGGAGCAACAACCTGCGCACCAACCCGGACATCCAGGTGCTCGCCTCGGTCGACCCCGTGAGCTTTCCGCTCGGCACCGATCCGAACCAGTCCTGGTACAGTGGCGACTACCCCATTCTGTGGACGAACAAGAAGTACAAGATGCTGTATGCGAACTTCGGCCACAACGCGATGAACTACTCGAACAACACGCCGCTGTCGTCGACGTTCGCCAGTGAGATCCAGAACCGGTTCATCCTCGACGGCCTGAAGTGGCTGGGGGGGAGCGGAGGGACGCCGCCCCCTCCTCCGGGTCCGATCTCTCCGACCGCCTGGTATTCGGTGGTGGGCCTGGGCGCGGGCAAGTGCGTGGACGCGAGGTCCGCCGCCTCGGCGAATGGCACCGTCATCCAGCAATACACCTGCAATGGCACCCAGGCACAGCACTTCCAATTCCAGCCGACCAGCGGCGCCTGGGTGCGCATCAACAGCCGCCTCAACAGTGCCCAGACTCTCGACGTGACGGACGTGTCCACGGCCGATGGCGCGCCGATCCAGCTCTGGGTCTACAGCAATGGCAACAACCAGCAGTGGCAGCCCGTGGCGGAGGCCGGTGGTTCCTACCGCTTCGTCAACCGCCACAGCGGCAAGTGCCTCACCGCCACGGGCTCCGCTGACAGCACCCAGTTGGTGCAATACACCTGCAATGGCAGCCCCTCGCAGTCGTTCTCCCTGACCCAGCAGCCGTAA
- a CDS encoding cytochrome ubiquinol oxidase subunit I — protein MDLLYARAQMGLSLAFHILFAAAGIALPLLMVLSDLKARWTRDPDYTALSVKLAKGTAILFAVGAVSGTVLSFELGLLWPGFMGTWGEVIGLPFALEGTAFFTEAVFLGIYLYGRDRISPGLHLFSGVMVALSGAASAFFVTLVNTFMNDPVGFTLTAGGPVDVDPVAAMFSPGWVHQTSHTLLACYQASAFAMVGIHALVLLRHPGLAFHRKALSVALPLACLSALVQPLVGHQSAEHVARAQPVKLAAAEGLFQTQRGAPLSVGGLPDVETGTMRYALELPRGLSLLAFSDPNAEVKGLDAFPRDEWPPVTKVHLAFQVMVGAGSAMALLALVTLVLRWRRGAWPEGRRMLGAWLVCGPLGAVAMEAGWLVTEWGRQPWILRGVMRTADAVTPVGSLAVPFWTFTLVYLFLGVMVVFLLVRQVAGTVPHARAPHEVAHAH, from the coding sequence ATGGATCTGCTCTACGCGCGCGCACAGATGGGGCTGTCCCTCGCCTTCCACATCCTCTTCGCGGCCGCGGGCATCGCCCTGCCGCTGTTGATGGTGCTCAGCGACTTGAAGGCGCGGTGGACGAGGGACCCGGACTACACGGCGCTGAGCGTGAAGCTGGCGAAGGGGACGGCCATCCTCTTCGCGGTGGGGGCGGTGAGCGGCACGGTGCTGTCGTTCGAGCTGGGGTTGTTGTGGCCCGGCTTCATGGGCACCTGGGGCGAGGTCATCGGCCTGCCGTTCGCGCTGGAGGGGACGGCCTTCTTCACCGAGGCGGTGTTCCTCGGCATCTACCTGTACGGACGCGATCGCATCTCGCCGGGGCTGCACCTGTTCTCGGGGGTGATGGTGGCGCTGAGCGGCGCGGCGAGCGCCTTCTTCGTCACGCTCGTGAACACCTTCATGAACGATCCGGTGGGCTTCACGCTCACGGCCGGGGGACCGGTGGACGTGGACCCCGTGGCGGCGATGTTCAGCCCGGGCTGGGTCCACCAGACGTCGCACACGCTGCTCGCGTGCTACCAGGCGAGCGCCTTCGCCATGGTGGGCATTCACGCGCTCGTGTTGCTGCGCCATCCGGGCCTGGCCTTCCACCGCAAGGCGCTGTCGGTGGCGCTGCCGCTGGCGTGTCTGTCCGCCCTGGTGCAGCCGCTCGTGGGCCACCAGTCCGCGGAGCACGTGGCCCGGGCGCAGCCGGTGAAGCTCGCGGCGGCGGAGGGGCTCTTCCAGACCCAGCGGGGCGCGCCCCTGAGCGTGGGGGGCCTGCCGGACGTGGAGACGGGCACCATGCGCTACGCGCTCGAGCTGCCCCGGGGCCTGTCGCTCCTGGCGTTCAGCGATCCCAACGCCGAGGTGAAGGGGCTGGATGCGTTCCCCCGGGACGAGTGGCCTCCGGTGACCAAGGTGCACCTGGCCTTCCAGGTGATGGTGGGGGCGGGGAGCGCCATGGCGCTGCTGGCGTTGGTGACGCTCGTGCTGCGCTGGCGCCGGGGGGCCTGGCCGGAGGGGCGGCGGATGCTGGGGGCGTGGCTGGTGTGCGGGCCGCTCGGGGCGGTGGCGATGGAGGCGGGGTGGCTCGTCACCGAGTGGGGCCGTCAGCCGTGGATCCTCCGGGGGGTGATGCGCACGGCGGACGCGGTGACGCCGGTGGGCTCGCTGGCGGTGCCCTTCTGGACGTTCACGCTCGTCTACCTCTTCCTGGGGGTCATGGTGGTGTTCCTGCTGGTGCGGCAGGTGGCGGGCACGGTGCCGCACGCGCGGGCGCCGCACGAGGTGGCCCATGCCCACTGA
- a CDS encoding cytochrome d ubiquinol oxidase subunit II, with translation MPTELLLGGVLVAALVLYALFGGADFGGGVWDLLASGPRQARQRELIARALGPVWEVNHVWLILAVVILFSAFPRAFAALSVSLHVPLTLLLLGIVFRGTAFTFRTYDARADRVQRRWGLVFSGASVLSPALLGLCVGAMAGGELGAGERGLFSGWLSPFALAVGVFALCLFAFLAAVYLTAETNEPALQEDFRRRALGAGVAVFVAALGVLVLARGGAPRVWVGLTTSSYALALHGATAVVAVLAFSLLLTRRFAWARVAAAAQVGLIVAGWAASQYPYLVVPDLTLQSAAASPVSQRVLLMALAVGAALIFPSLLLLFRVFRAPPRTS, from the coding sequence ATGCCCACTGAACTGCTGCTGGGTGGTGTGTTGGTGGCCGCCCTCGTCCTCTACGCGCTTTTCGGGGGCGCGGACTTCGGGGGCGGGGTGTGGGACTTGCTGGCCTCGGGGCCGCGCCAGGCGCGGCAGCGGGAGCTGATCGCCCGGGCGCTCGGGCCGGTGTGGGAGGTGAACCACGTCTGGCTCATCCTCGCCGTCGTCATCCTCTTCTCGGCGTTTCCCCGGGCCTTCGCGGCGCTGTCGGTGTCGTTGCATGTGCCGTTGACGCTGTTGCTGCTGGGCATCGTGTTCCGTGGCACGGCCTTCACCTTCCGCACCTACGACGCGCGGGCGGACCGGGTGCAGCGCCGCTGGGGACTCGTCTTCAGCGGGGCGAGCGTGCTGTCACCGGCGCTGCTCGGGCTGTGCGTGGGGGCCATGGCGGGGGGCGAGTTGGGGGCTGGAGAGCGCGGCCTGTTCTCCGGGTGGTTGTCGCCCTTCGCGCTGGCGGTGGGGGTGTTCGCCTTGTGCCTGTTCGCCTTCCTGGCGGCGGTGTACCTCACGGCGGAGACGAACGAGCCCGCGCTCCAGGAGGACTTCCGGCGCCGGGCGTTGGGGGCGGGTGTGGCGGTGTTCGTGGCGGCGCTGGGGGTGCTGGTGCTGGCGCGTGGGGGGGCGCCCCGGGTGTGGGTGGGGCTGACGACTTCCTCCTACGCGCTGGCGCTGCACGGGGCGACGGCCGTCGTGGCGGTGCTCGCTTTCAGTCTGCTGCTCACCCGGCGCTTCGCGTGGGCGCGCGTGGCGGCCGCGGCGCAGGTGGGCCTCATTGTCGCCGGGTGGGCGGCCTCGCAGTACCCGTACCTCGTGGTGCCGGACCTCACCCTCCAGTCGGCGGCGGCCTCGCCCGTGTCCCAGCGCGTCCTGCTGATGGCGCTCGCGGTGGGCGCCGCCCTGATCTTCCCCTCGTTGTTGTTGCTGTTCCGGGTCTTCCGCGCGCCTCCCAGGACGTCCTGA
- a CDS encoding DUF488 family protein, with protein sequence MGTERPKRRAPGWAKARIYTVGHSTRSAEELVELLQAHGIQTLVDIRTVPRSRTNPQFNRDSLPRTLARADIRYVHLARLGGLRRARPDSPNGAWRNASFRGYADYMLTDEFTRGLEELRELTPDGPLALMCAEAVRWRCHRSLVADALFARGVEVRHITSRTRADPHKLTPFARLHGRQVLYPEDSTPSADLSVPSESGR encoded by the coding sequence ATGGGCACGGAGCGACCGAAACGCAGGGCGCCGGGCTGGGCGAAGGCGCGCATCTACACGGTGGGCCACTCCACGCGCTCGGCGGAGGAGTTGGTGGAACTGCTCCAGGCGCATGGCATCCAGACGCTCGTGGACATCCGCACGGTGCCCCGCTCGCGGACGAATCCCCAGTTCAACCGGGACTCGCTGCCCCGGACGCTCGCTCGGGCGGACATCCGGTACGTGCACCTGGCGAGGCTCGGCGGCCTGCGGCGCGCGCGGCCGGATTCCCCCAACGGCGCGTGGCGCAACGCGAGCTTCCGGGGCTACGCCGACTACATGCTGACGGACGAGTTCACGCGGGGGCTCGAGGAGCTGCGGGAACTGACGCCGGACGGGCCGCTGGCGCTCATGTGCGCCGAGGCGGTGCGCTGGCGGTGTCACCGCTCGCTCGTGGCGGACGCGCTGTTCGCCCGGGGCGTGGAGGTGCGGCACATCACCAGCCGCACCCGCGCCGATCCACACAAGCTCACCCCCTTCGCGCGGCTGCACGGCAGACAGGTGCTCTATCCCGAGGACAGCACCCCGTCCGCGGACCTGTCCGTGCCCAGTGAATCGGGGCGCTGA
- a CDS encoding type VI immunity family protein has translation MSERYPVVQVRGIGGQLTVRDGLILCFFMRRRYPEIAQTVWLALQTYLRAIPSGSLGWYVDQQGDMQSLDEHGWMHIREKILNRPLAHACLVELLQYESGVGGYNFEYAGYQLDSQVLNDEKAACAISFSLPTEYLLEHGPDTVRALALELSRDLPFSSGYASLAFVAPCGQWSSVRRELLPLLDRYRGFDLYSLGKTSRVIGTGARGAYWLTFLGQPLLSQLGGLEALRRELPFPEVSFEPLKGERLLLTLGEWPSPMDIREHISRPHFRALARLLEPYFPDETNGLTSLLDNRNMGRWLRRFCL, from the coding sequence TTGAGCGAGCGCTACCCTGTGGTGCAAGTGCGTGGAATAGGTGGGCAACTCACTGTCCGAGATGGTCTCATTCTGTGCTTCTTCATGCGGCGCAGGTACCCGGAGATTGCTCAAACGGTCTGGCTTGCTCTGCAAACCTATCTGCGTGCCATCCCTTCTGGTTCTCTGGGATGGTATGTGGATCAACAGGGAGACATGCAGTCGCTGGATGAGCACGGCTGGATGCATATTCGCGAAAAAATCCTGAATCGCCCCCTGGCTCATGCCTGTCTCGTCGAGTTGTTGCAGTACGAGTCTGGAGTGGGGGGCTACAACTTCGAGTATGCCGGCTACCAGCTTGACTCTCAGGTCCTCAATGACGAGAAAGCGGCCTGCGCCATCTCCTTCTCACTTCCCACGGAGTATCTCCTGGAGCACGGCCCGGACACGGTCCGTGCCCTGGCCCTCGAACTGTCTCGCGATCTGCCCTTCAGCTCCGGCTATGCCAGCCTGGCCTTCGTTGCCCCCTGCGGGCAGTGGTCTTCGGTTCGCAGGGAGTTGTTGCCCCTCCTCGATCGTTACCGGGGGTTCGACCTCTACAGCCTCGGTAAGACCAGCCGAGTCATCGGCACCGGTGCCCGCGGCGCCTATTGGCTCACCTTCCTGGGCCAGCCTCTGCTGAGCCAACTCGGCGGCCTGGAGGCGCTGCGCCGCGAACTGCCTTTCCCCGAGGTCTCCTTCGAGCCGCTGAAAGGCGAGCGTCTGCTGCTCACCCTGGGCGAGTGGCCCAGCCCCATGGATATCCGCGAGCACATCAGCCGGCCCCACTTCAGGGCCCTCGCCCGTCTCCTGGAGCCCTACTTTCCCGATGAGACGAACGGCCTTACCTCCCTGCTGGACAACCGCAACATGGGCCGCTGGCTCCGCCGCTTCTGCCTGTGA
- a CDS encoding type VI immunity family protein: MSERYPVVKVRGIDGQPTVRDGLILCFFMRRRYPEIAQTVWLALQTYLRAIPSGSLGWYVDQQGDMQLLDEQGWVHINEKILNRPRAHACHVQLLQFDIGVGGYNFEYDGYQLDSQLLNDEKAACAIAFSLPTEYLLEHGPDMVRALALELSRELPFSFGYASLAFVSPSGHWYSVRRELLPLLERYRGFDLYHLGTTSRVIGTGARGAYWLTFLGQPMLSHLGGLEVLRRELAFPEVSFEPLEGERLLLTLGEWPSPMDIREHISRPHFRALAHLLEPYFPEEKIGLTSLLDNRNMGRWLRRFCL; the protein is encoded by the coding sequence ATGAGCGAGCGCTACCCTGTGGTGAAAGTGCGTGGAATAGATGGGCAACCTACTGTCCGAGATGGTCTCATTCTGTGCTTCTTCATGCGGCGCAGGTACCCGGAGATCGCTCAAACAGTCTGGCTTGCTCTGCAAACCTATCTGCGTGCCATCCCTTCTGGTTCTCTGGGATGGTATGTGGATCAACAGGGAGACATGCAGTTGCTGGATGAACAGGGCTGGGTGCATATCAATGAAAAAATCCTGAATCGTCCCAGGGCCCATGCCTGTCACGTCCAATTATTGCAATTCGATATTGGGGTGGGGGGCTACAACTTCGAGTATGACGGCTACCAGCTTGACTCCCAGCTCCTCAATGATGAGAAAGCGGCCTGTGCCATCGCTTTCTCTCTGCCCACGGAGTATCTCCTGGAGCACGGCCCTGACATGGTCCGTGCCCTGGCCCTCGAACTGTCTCGCGAATTGCCCTTCAGCTTCGGCTACGCCAGCTTGGCCTTCGTCTCCCCCAGCGGGCACTGGTACTCGGTCCGCAGGGAATTGCTGCCCCTCCTCGAGCGCTACCGGGGCTTCGACCTCTACCACCTCGGTACGACCAGCCGAGTCATTGGCACCGGTGCTCGCGGCGCCTATTGGCTCACCTTCCTGGGCCAGCCCATGCTGAGCCATCTCGGTGGCTTGGAGGTGCTGCGCCGCGAGCTTGCCTTCCCCGAGGTCTCCTTCGAGCCTCTGGAAGGAGAGCGCCTGCTGCTCACCCTGGGCGAATGGCCCAGCCCCATGGATATCCGCGAGCACATCAGCCGGCCCCACTTCAGGGCCCTCGCCCACCTCCTCGAGCCCTACTTTCCCGAGGAGAAGATTGGCCTCACCTCGCTACTGGACAACCGCAACATGGGCCGCTGGCTCCGCCGCTTCTGCCTGTGA
- a CDS encoding type VI immunity family protein produces the protein MSERYPVVQVRGIDGQITIRDGLILCFFMRRKHKEIAQEIWHSLQIYLRSIPTEALAWYVSPEGDTLLLNEQGWMHIREKILDRPWAQACHVELLQLESGAGDYNFEYDGYEIDPLCDYDEKAACAIAFSLPTEYLLEHGADKVRALALELSRDLPFSFGYASLAFVAPSGQWYSVRRELLPLLERYRGFDLYSLGRTSRVIGTGARGAYWLTFLGEPLLSQLGGLEVLRRELAFPEVSFESLEGERLLLTLGEWPSPMDIREHIVRPHFRALARLLEPYFPEETNGLTSLLDTRSMGRWLRRFCL, from the coding sequence ATGAGCGAGCGCTACCCTGTGGTGCAAGTGCGTGGAATAGATGGGCAAATCACTATTCGAGACGGTCTCATCCTGTGCTTCTTCATGCGGCGCAAGCACAAGGAGATCGCCCAGGAAATCTGGCATTCTCTACAGATCTACTTGCGTTCCATTCCCACCGAAGCATTGGCCTGGTACGTATCTCCAGAGGGAGATACGCTACTGTTGAATGAACAGGGCTGGATGCATATCCGCGAGAAGATTCTGGATCGCCCTTGGGCTCAGGCTTGCCATGTTGAATTGTTGCAGCTGGAGTCTGGAGCGGGGGACTACAATTTCGAATATGATGGCTACGAAATTGATCCCCTGTGTGACTATGACGAGAAGGCGGCCTGCGCCATCGCTTTCTCTCTGCCCACGGAGTATCTCTTGGAACATGGCGCGGACAAGGTCCGTGCCCTGGCCCTCGAATTGTCTCGCGATCTGCCTTTCAGTTTTGGCTACGCCAGCCTGGCCTTCGTAGCCCCCAGCGGGCAGTGGTATTCGGTTCGCAGGGAGTTGTTGCCCCTCCTCGAGCGTTACCGGGGGTTCGACCTCTACAGTCTCGGCAGGACCAGCCGAGTTATTGGCACTGGTGCCCGTGGGGCCTATTGGCTCACCTTCCTGGGCGAGCCCCTGCTGAGCCAACTCGGCGGCCTGGAGGTGCTGCGCCGTGAGCTTGCCTTCCCCGAGGTCTCCTTCGAGTCCCTGGAAGGAGAGCGTCTACTGCTCACCCTGGGCGAGTGGCCCAGCCCCATGGATATTCGCGAGCACATCGTCCGACCCCACTTCAGGGCCCTCGCCCGTCTCCTGGAACCCTACTTTCCCGAGGAGACGAACGGTCTGACCTCCCTGCTGGACACCCGCAGCATGGGCCGCTGGCTCCGCCGCTTCTGCCTGTGA
- a CDS encoding double-CXXCG motif protein: MRYFRVEEDRSSRYTGDVDGSHKWGLPGIFCCPVCQATWSGGSKTYPSVDLTSVSQMADFEEARVEPIEEYERLSDLVRPLLPVGAIVEPGSSFGPLVGKAQGSFGSFVTPVPWWLLVWSEALEKLQAEGLHGLKGCSTQLRFRQRASPELLELELLPVGRLHPDCLPPERRPPCSRCGRRGIRLPETLLLDAATLPRDLDVFRLEDFSTVILCTERFVDACLRLELDGVIFQPLSAK; the protein is encoded by the coding sequence ATGAGGTATTTCAGAGTCGAGGAGGACAGGTCGTCTCGCTACACAGGCGATGTTGACGGCTCGCACAAATGGGGCCTTCCAGGCATCTTCTGTTGCCCTGTTTGCCAAGCCACCTGGAGCGGCGGCTCCAAGACATACCCCTCGGTGGATTTGACTTCAGTCTCCCAGATGGCCGACTTTGAAGAAGCCCGGGTCGAGCCCATCGAGGAGTACGAAAGACTGAGTGATCTGGTACGCCCGCTCCTTCCTGTTGGCGCCATCGTGGAACCGGGTTCGTCTTTTGGCCCACTCGTGGGCAAAGCACAGGGCTCCTTCGGGTCGTTCGTCACTCCGGTTCCCTGGTGGTTGCTGGTTTGGAGTGAGGCACTGGAGAAACTCCAGGCCGAGGGGCTGCACGGTCTCAAGGGATGCTCAACCCAACTGCGCTTCCGCCAGCGTGCCTCACCAGAGTTGCTGGAGCTGGAACTTCTCCCCGTGGGCAGACTCCACCCGGATTGTCTGCCCCCGGAGCGTAGACCTCCCTGCTCCCGCTGTGGCCGCCGTGGTATTCGCCTTCCCGAAACCCTCTTGCTGGACGCCGCGACTCTTCCCCGCGATCTGGACGTCTTCCGGCTGGAGGACTTCTCCACCGTCATTCTTTGCACAGAACGATTCGTTGATGCCTGTCTGCGCCTGGAACTAGACGGTGTGATTTTCCAACCTCTGTCCGCGAAGTGA